From the Sphingomonas suaedae genome, one window contains:
- a CDS encoding fumarylacetoacetate hydrolase family protein, which translates to MAVSLAGLLPDDWHMGNFLGRIDLGDGPVPVLIADGALHDLTPSSASVSGAIERGHTTPQHGRRIADLDARDPQLPDGATLLAPIDLQCIKAAGVTFAVSAIERVIEERARGDASQAAAIRGRLEERVGSGIRAVVPGSPEAAELKRALIEDGMWSQYLEVAIGPDAEVFTKSPVLSGVGHGAPIGVRSDSSWNNPEPEIVLAVSSRGETVGAMLGNDVNLRDFEGRSALLLGKAKDNTASCALGPFIRLFDDDFTIDDVRSADVGLTIEGTDGFRLTGTSRMSEISRDPLDIAAQAMSEHHYPDGFVLFLGTLFAPTQDRDVVGGGFTHKIGDRVTIASPRLGTLANTVTTSKNAPIWEIGISVFVRDLVRRGLADRI; encoded by the coding sequence ATGGCCGTCTCGCTTGCGGGTCTCTTGCCGGACGATTGGCACATGGGGAACTTCCTCGGCCGTATCGATCTGGGCGATGGTCCGGTACCGGTTCTGATCGCCGATGGTGCGCTGCACGACCTTACCCCCAGCAGCGCGAGCGTCTCGGGCGCGATCGAACGCGGCCACACGACCCCGCAGCATGGACGCCGCATCGCGGACCTCGACGCCCGCGACCCGCAGCTTCCCGACGGCGCGACATTGCTCGCCCCGATCGATCTTCAGTGCATCAAGGCGGCGGGCGTCACCTTCGCCGTTTCTGCGATCGAGCGGGTGATCGAAGAGCGCGCGCGCGGGGACGCCAGCCAGGCGGCGGCGATCCGCGGGCGGCTGGAGGAGCGGGTCGGCAGCGGCATCCGCGCGGTCGTCCCCGGTTCGCCCGAAGCCGCCGAACTCAAGCGCGCGCTGATCGAAGACGGCATGTGGTCGCAATATCTGGAGGTCGCGATCGGCCCGGATGCGGAAGTCTTTACCAAGTCCCCCGTTCTGTCGGGGGTGGGGCACGGCGCACCGATCGGGGTGCGATCGGATTCGAGCTGGAACAACCCCGAACCGGAAATCGTCCTTGCCGTATCGAGCCGCGGTGAAACGGTCGGGGCGATGCTGGGCAACGACGTCAATCTGCGCGATTTCGAGGGGCGTTCGGCGCTGTTGCTGGGCAAGGCCAAGGACAATACCGCGTCCTGCGCGCTGGGTCCCTTCATCCGCCTGTTCGACGACGACTTCACCATCGACGACGTGCGCAGCGCCGACGTCGGATTGACGATCGAGGGCACGGACGGCTTCCGGCTCACCGGCACCAGCCGGATGAGCGAGATCAGCCGCGACCCGCTCGACATCGCCGCCCAGGCGATGAGCGAGCATCACTATCCCGACGGGTTCGTGCTGTTCCTCGGCACGCTGTTCGCGCCGACGCAGGATCGCGATGTTGTGGGCGGCGGGTTCACGCACAAGATCGGCGATCGGGTGACCATCGCCTCGCCCCGGCTCGGCACGCTCGCCAATACGGTGACGACATCGAAAAATGCGCCCATATGGGAAATTGGAATCAGCGTTTTTGTTCGTGACCTCGTCCGTCGTGGACTCGCCGACCGGATCTGA
- a CDS encoding glycoside hydrolase family 43 protein — protein sequence MKGFCALLSMLIAAAPVAAQQGSARFDYVAYAAEAEPRELPPGHFANPVLPGFRPDPSIVKVGQDFYLVTSTFAWFPGIPVYHSRDLVNWRQIGNAIDRPEMLDFSGLALDRGVFAPTIEYHDGTYYILNTCVGCSDNFMLTAKDPVGPWSGPHWLSFGGIDPSIYFENGRAWIVNNDAPPGKPEYDGHRALWLQEIDLATYKMKGPRHLLVDKGVDPSTKPIWAEGPHIYKVDGWYYLSAAEGGTADQHAQTIYRARTLTGPYTPGPVNPILTQRDLPDDRPNPVQATGHADFVKLDDGSWWAVFLATRPFRGQETLLGRETFLLPVTWKDGWPSILPPRTPLPASVARPKLPASRGEARDWREEFDAPKLTDDWLMLRTPKGAPWWRIANGSLTLDARPVAAGALAQPSYIGKRMRHAEASWTTRVAFDPKGASDRAGLLAVADENHLMFVGLEGDKLVVRRRISKDEPENGVTIASVPRGGASEVELKLSFDKGVAQADWRPVGETAWRSIARNIDVSRLATIHAGLFMGLVVGPHAASGTP from the coding sequence ATGAAGGGTTTTTGCGCGCTGTTGTCGATGCTGATCGCTGCTGCACCGGTTGCTGCGCAGCAGGGAAGCGCACGATTCGACTATGTCGCTTATGCGGCAGAGGCAGAGCCGCGTGAGCTTCCGCCGGGGCATTTCGCGAATCCGGTGCTGCCCGGCTTCCGCCCCGACCCGTCGATCGTGAAGGTGGGGCAGGATTTCTACCTCGTCACATCGACCTTTGCCTGGTTCCCGGGAATTCCGGTCTATCATAGCCGCGACCTCGTCAACTGGCGTCAGATCGGCAACGCGATCGACCGTCCGGAGATGCTCGATTTTAGCGGGCTGGCGCTGGATCGCGGGGTCTTCGCGCCGACGATCGAATATCATGACGGTACCTATTACATCCTCAACACCTGCGTCGGGTGCAGCGACAATTTCATGCTGACCGCAAAGGATCCGGTCGGGCCGTGGAGCGGACCACATTGGCTCAGTTTTGGCGGGATCGATCCGTCGATCTATTTCGAGAACGGCCGCGCCTGGATCGTCAACAACGACGCGCCACCAGGAAAGCCCGAATATGACGGACACCGGGCCTTGTGGCTGCAGGAGATCGACCTCGCGACCTACAAGATGAAGGGGCCGCGCCACCTGCTGGTGGACAAGGGGGTCGACCCGTCAACCAAGCCGATCTGGGCGGAGGGGCCGCATATCTACAAGGTCGATGGCTGGTATTACCTGTCGGCTGCCGAGGGCGGGACGGCGGATCAGCACGCGCAGACCATCTATCGCGCGCGCACGCTGACCGGCCCCTACACGCCAGGCCCGGTCAACCCGATCCTGACCCAGCGCGACCTGCCCGACGATCGCCCGAACCCGGTACAGGCAACCGGTCACGCCGATTTCGTGAAGCTGGACGACGGCAGCTGGTGGGCGGTATTCCTCGCCACGCGCCCGTTCCGCGGGCAGGAGACGTTGCTGGGCCGTGAGACCTTCCTGCTGCCGGTGACCTGGAAGGACGGCTGGCCATCGATCCTGCCGCCCCGCACGCCGCTTCCCGCCAGCGTCGCGCGACCGAAACTCCCCGCCTCGCGCGGCGAGGCGCGCGACTGGCGCGAGGAGTTCGATGCGCCGAAGCTCACCGATGACTGGCTGATGCTGCGCACGCCAAAGGGCGCGCCATGGTGGCGGATCGCGAATGGGTCGCTGACGCTCGACGCACGCCCGGTCGCGGCTGGGGCGCTCGCCCAGCCGAGTTATATCGGCAAGCGTATGCGCCACGCGGAGGCCAGCTGGACGACGCGTGTGGCCTTCGATCCCAAGGGGGCGTCGGATCGCGCGGGGTTGCTTGCGGTCGCCGACGAGAATCACTTGATGTTCGTGGGGCTTGAAGGCGACAAGCTGGTCGTGCGGCGCCGAATCTCAAAGGACGAACCGGAGAATGGCGTGACGATCGCCTCGGTTCCGCGTGGCGGGGCGAGCGAGGTCGAGCTGAAACTGAGCTTCGACAAGGGCGTCGCACAGGCCGACTGGCGCCCGGTCGGCGAAACCGCATGGCGCAGCATCGCGCGCAACATCGACGTGTCGCGGCTCGCCACCATTCATGCCGGGCTGTTCATGGGACTGGTCGTCGGCCCGCACGCGGCATCGGGAACGCCATGA
- a CDS encoding glycoside hydrolase family 3 protein, which yields MKKLLVLALGAALAAPVAAQESKVNPEIWPSPTWPQQTDNAVEARIKALIAKMSVEEKVGQVVQADISAVTPEDVRTYHLGSVLNGGSSGPYGDDFALAPKWLQLADEFYEASIDKSGGRVGIPVIWGTDAVHGHSNIIGATLFPHNIGLGAMRDPDLIEKIAQATALEIRATGQEWTFAPTVTVPRDFRWGRAYEGYSSDPKLVASYVERMVRGLQGPGNGTNLLSGPYVIASTKHFLADGGTHEGRDQGDARISEAELRDVHGAPYIPAIEQGVATVMVSFSSWNGTKMTGHKGLLTDVLKDRMNFGGFLVSDWNAHGQVEGCTNASCPKAINAGLDIYMAPDSWKPLWNSLLAQVKSGEVPMARLDDAVARILRVKMRLGLFEAGKPSSRKYAGDWSLLGHADHRAIARDAVRKSLVLLKNSGSVLPVKAGAHVLVAGDAADDIGRQSGGWTLTWQGTDVTNANFPGATSIWKGLENAVTATGGSAELAPDGKFAKKPDVAIVVFGETPYAEFQGDLKTLQLRPELRKPYETMKALKAQGIPVVAVMVTGRPLFMNPELNVADAFVVAWLPGSEGAGIADLLVQRRDRRAPYDFVGKLPAAWPATARADGPVLFPFGHGLTLAGGAMPWKPLSEESGVADEDAGNVYFANGVPSASWSLQVLGGTGDSTRITAVPADAASGRVRVTAVNHVVQEGARRFAIASGPADVALATQAPLDLTREVNGDVLLVATMRVDAKPAGSVQFRMGDAAVRATPIETAAPGEWTSYGVPLKCFAKGGANLGRVASPFTLRSEGAFTFSLARVALGNAADKVIACP from the coding sequence ATGAAGAAGCTGTTGGTTCTGGCGCTCGGCGCCGCGCTCGCCGCGCCGGTCGCCGCGCAAGAGAGCAAGGTCAATCCCGAGATCTGGCCGTCGCCGACCTGGCCGCAGCAGACCGACAACGCTGTCGAGGCGCGCATCAAGGCGCTCATCGCCAAGATGAGCGTGGAGGAGAAGGTCGGGCAGGTGGTTCAGGCCGACATCTCCGCCGTCACGCCGGAGGATGTGCGTACCTATCATCTAGGTTCGGTGCTCAATGGCGGCAGCAGCGGCCCCTATGGCGACGACTTCGCCCTCGCACCCAAATGGCTGCAGCTCGCCGACGAATTCTACGAAGCGTCGATCGACAAGAGCGGCGGGCGCGTCGGCATTCCGGTGATCTGGGGCACCGACGCGGTCCATGGCCACAGCAACATCATCGGCGCGACGCTGTTCCCGCACAATATCGGCCTGGGCGCGATGCGCGACCCGGACCTGATCGAGAAAATTGCGCAGGCGACCGCGCTGGAAATCCGCGCGACCGGCCAGGAATGGACCTTCGCCCCCACCGTCACCGTCCCGCGCGATTTCCGCTGGGGCCGCGCCTATGAAGGCTATTCCTCCGACCCGAAACTGGTCGCTTCCTATGTCGAGCGGATGGTGCGCGGGTTGCAGGGGCCGGGCAATGGCACCAACCTGCTGTCGGGTCCGTACGTCATCGCATCGACCAAGCATTTCCTCGCGGATGGCGGCACGCATGAAGGACGCGATCAGGGCGATGCGCGGATCAGCGAAGCGGAACTGCGCGACGTCCACGGTGCCCCCTATATCCCCGCGATCGAGCAGGGCGTGGCGACGGTGATGGTCAGCTTCTCGAGCTGGAACGGCACCAAGATGACGGGCCACAAGGGGCTGCTCACCGATGTGCTCAAGGATCGCATGAATTTCGGCGGCTTCCTCGTCTCCGACTGGAACGCACACGGCCAGGTCGAAGGCTGCACCAACGCGTCCTGCCCCAAGGCGATCAACGCCGGGCTCGACATATACATGGCGCCCGACAGCTGGAAGCCGCTGTGGAACTCGCTGCTGGCGCAGGTGAAGTCGGGCGAGGTGCCGATGGCGCGCCTCGACGATGCGGTCGCGCGCATCCTGCGCGTCAAGATGCGGCTGGGACTGTTCGAAGCGGGCAAGCCCTCCTCACGCAAATATGCCGGTGACTGGTCGCTGCTCGGCCATGCCGATCACCGTGCGATCGCGCGCGACGCGGTGCGCAAGTCGCTGGTGCTGCTCAAGAACAGCGGATCGGTGCTGCCGGTGAAGGCGGGCGCGCATGTGCTGGTCGCCGGGGACGCGGCGGACGATATCGGCCGCCAGTCGGGCGGCTGGACGCTGACCTGGCAGGGCACCGACGTCACCAACGCCAACTTCCCTGGCGCGACCTCGATCTGGAAGGGGCTCGAGAATGCGGTTACCGCCACTGGCGGCAGCGCCGAACTGGCGCCCGACGGCAAGTTCGCGAAGAAGCCCGATGTCGCGATCGTCGTGTTCGGCGAGACGCCCTATGCCGAGTTTCAGGGCGACCTCAAGACGCTCCAGCTGCGCCCCGAACTGCGCAAGCCGTATGAGACGATGAAGGCGCTCAAGGCGCAGGGCATCCCGGTCGTCGCGGTGATGGTCACCGGCCGCCCGCTGTTCATGAACCCGGAGCTCAACGTCGCCGATGCGTTCGTCGTCGCCTGGCTGCCGGGATCGGAAGGGGCGGGCATCGCCGACCTGCTGGTCCAGCGCAGAGATCGCCGCGCGCCCTATGACTTCGTCGGCAAGCTGCCCGCAGCCTGGCCCGCGACCGCGCGCGCGGACGGCCCGGTGCTGTTCCCGTTCGGCCACGGCCTGACGCTGGCAGGCGGCGCCATGCCGTGGAAGCCGCTGTCCGAGGAATCGGGCGTGGCGGACGAGGACGCCGGCAACGTCTATTTCGCCAATGGCGTGCCGTCGGCGTCCTGGTCGCTCCAGGTGCTGGGCGGAACCGGCGATTCGACGCGGATCACCGCGGTCCCGGCGGACGCCGCCAGCGGGCGCGTGCGGGTGACGGCGGTCAACCATGTGGTGCAGGAAGGCGCGCGCCGCTTCGCGATCGCATCCGGCCCAGCCGATGTCGCGCTCGCGACGCAAGCGCCGCTCGACCTGACGCGTGAGGTCAATGGCGACGTCCTGCTGGTCGCGACGATGCGCGTGGATGCCAAGCCTGCTGGTTCGGTGCAGTTCCGTATGGGCGATGCCGCTGTGCGCGCGACCCCGATCGAGACGGCGGCGCCGGGCGAATGGACCAGCTATGGCGTGCCGCTCAAATGCTTTGCCAAGGGCGGCGCGAACCTCGGCCGCGTCGCTTCCCCATTCACGCTGCGCAGCGAGGGTGCCTTCACCTTCAGTCTTGCCCGCGTCGCGCTCGGCAATGCGGCGGACAAGGTCATCGCCTGCCCGTAA
- a CDS encoding tryptophan halogenase family protein produces the protein MIDPVRVVIVGGGTAGWMTASALARFLPGVADVRLIESEEIGIVGVGEATLPHLRAFLQRLGIDEAEMMRATNATFKLGIDFRDFGAIGDRYVHPFGAYGVDLAGVGFHHYWLRAREEGSRRSLEDYSLPIVAARANRFAFPPADGDFLATSYGWAYQFDATKLAPMLRGYSEARGAVRTEGRVIGVERAGESGDVTELVLDSGERIAGDLFIDCSGFRALLIGGAMDAAWEDWSHWLPCDRAAALPTQSMPGPIEPYTRATAMSAGWRWRIPLQHRVGNGYVFSSAFLPEDAACDAILGAVEGARQAEPRILRFRAGRRAQSWVGNVVSIGLASGFLEPLESTSIHLAQMAVMRLIELFPERRIDPADRVAFNATVDYEYDRVRDFLILHYHATTRDDSDFWNHVRTMAVPDSLAEKLELWRESGRIEKYGEGLFLEPSWVAVYLGQGQLPERYDPRADNPTAPALTRTLDEIAGSIAQRVAAMPDHATALRAHGAWSGV, from the coding sequence ATGATCGATCCGGTGCGCGTCGTCATCGTCGGGGGCGGAACCGCAGGGTGGATGACCGCATCCGCCCTCGCGCGGTTCCTGCCCGGCGTGGCGGACGTGCGCCTGATCGAATCCGAGGAGATCGGCATCGTCGGGGTGGGGGAGGCGACGCTGCCCCACCTGCGCGCGTTTCTCCAGCGGCTCGGCATCGACGAGGCCGAGATGATGCGCGCCACCAACGCCACCTTCAAGCTGGGGATCGACTTCCGCGATTTCGGTGCGATCGGCGACCGCTATGTTCACCCGTTCGGCGCCTATGGCGTCGATCTGGCGGGGGTCGGGTTTCACCATTACTGGCTGCGCGCGCGGGAAGAAGGATCGCGGCGGAGCCTTGAGGACTATTCGCTCCCCATCGTGGCGGCGCGGGCCAATCGTTTCGCCTTCCCCCCCGCCGATGGTGACTTTCTCGCGACCAGCTATGGCTGGGCGTACCAGTTCGACGCGACCAAGTTGGCGCCGATGCTGCGCGGCTATAGCGAGGCGCGCGGCGCGGTTCGCACCGAGGGGCGGGTCATCGGCGTCGAACGCGCCGGCGAAAGCGGCGACGTCACGGAGCTGGTGCTCGACAGCGGCGAGCGGATTGCGGGCGACCTGTTCATCGATTGCTCGGGTTTCCGCGCATTGCTGATCGGGGGGGCGATGGACGCGGCGTGGGAGGATTGGTCGCACTGGCTGCCCTGCGACCGCGCCGCGGCGCTTCCGACGCAGAGTATGCCAGGACCGATCGAGCCCTATACCCGCGCCACCGCGATGAGCGCGGGCTGGCGCTGGCGCATCCCGCTGCAGCATCGCGTCGGCAATGGCTATGTTTTTTCGAGCGCCTTCCTGCCGGAGGATGCGGCGTGCGACGCGATCCTGGGCGCGGTCGAGGGCGCGCGACAAGCCGAGCCGCGCATCCTGCGCTTCCGCGCCGGGCGGCGGGCCCAAAGCTGGGTCGGCAATGTCGTCAGTATCGGCCTTGCCAGCGGCTTCCTGGAACCGCTCGAATCGACGAGCATCCACCTTGCGCAAATGGCGGTGATGCGGCTGATCGAATTGTTTCCGGAGCGCCGGATCGACCCCGCCGACCGCGTCGCATTCAATGCCACGGTCGATTATGAATATGACCGCGTCCGCGACTTTCTGATCCTCCATTATCACGCGACGACCCGCGATGATTCGGACTTCTGGAACCATGTCCGCACCATGGCGGTGCCAGACAGCCTCGCCGAAAAGCTGGAGCTGTGGCGCGAGAGCGGCCGGATCGAGAAATATGGAGAAGGCCTGTTCCTCGAACCCAGTTGGGTCGCGGTCTATCTGGGGCAGGGGCAGCTGCCGGAGCGCTACGATCCCCGCGCGGACAATCCGACCGCCCCGGCCCTGACCCGCACGCTTGACGAGATTGCGGGCAGTATCGCGCAGCGTGTGGCGGCAATGCCCGATCATGCAACTGCCTTGCGCGCGCATGGCGCCTGGAGCGGCGTATGA
- a CDS encoding tryptophan 7-halogenase: MSAVARVAVLGSGVIALSAAIAFRRALPAARITLVERPVSPNALLDRIGAATLTIDGFHRAIGLDQALFIRRTGAVAIRRVELDGVQLAPPGAIPHVDGVALHQLWLRSERERTGRTMPWPTLAARDAEPFGVRFDMAAYSALLAEMAAALDIARASDVPEADLLLDCAAPGDDWTDWSAHLPSLVAQPISSGAPEGETIATGAGAVEWRSPPWGWRLSRGAGLPPGRHPAPRAGNRIALGEATLVAEPFDGHALSAAHGDILRAIEFMPHAEPSPREAAEYNRRTAIAHGRLLDWATERWNGLATPDLANLRTGFAARGRMPYRDWDPVTPGEWIGWWLAQGVRPERIDPTARAVAETKIIRMMEGI; encoded by the coding sequence ATGAGCGCGGTCGCGCGCGTCGCGGTCCTGGGCAGCGGCGTGATCGCGCTGTCGGCCGCCATCGCCTTTCGCCGCGCTCTGCCCGCTGCCCGCATCACATTGGTCGAGCGCCCCGTCAGTCCCAACGCGCTGCTCGATCGGATCGGCGCGGCGACGCTGACGATCGACGGCTTTCACCGCGCGATCGGGCTGGACCAGGCGCTGTTCATCCGCCGCACCGGCGCGGTGGCGATCCGGCGGGTGGAGCTCGACGGCGTCCAACTCGCCCCGCCCGGTGCGATCCCGCATGTCGATGGCGTCGCGCTGCACCAGCTATGGCTGCGCAGCGAACGCGAACGCACTGGCCGGACAATGCCATGGCCGACGCTGGCTGCGCGCGACGCGGAACCGTTCGGAGTACGTTTCGACATGGCGGCCTATTCGGCGCTGCTCGCCGAGATGGCGGCGGCGCTGGATATCGCGCGGGCGTCGGACGTGCCGGAGGCGGACCTGCTCCTCGATTGCGCCGCGCCCGGCGACGACTGGACCGACTGGTCCGCCCACCTGCCATCGCTGGTCGCCCAGCCGATCTCGAGCGGCGCGCCCGAGGGCGAGACGATCGCGACCGGCGCCGGGGCAGTCGAGTGGCGCAGCCCGCCCTGGGGCTGGCGCCTGTCTCGGGGGGCCGGCTTGCCGCCGGGGCGTCATCCCGCGCCGCGCGCCGGCAACCGCATCGCGCTGGGCGAAGCTACGCTGGTGGCCGAGCCATTCGACGGCCATGCTCTTTCTGCCGCGCACGGCGATATCCTGCGCGCGATCGAGTTCATGCCGCATGCCGAGCCCTCACCGCGCGAGGCCGCGGAATATAATCGCCGCACCGCCATCGCGCACGGGCGGCTGCTGGACTGGGCGACCGAGCGGTGGAACGGCCTGGCGACGCCCGATCTCGCGAACTTGCGCACCGGCTTTGCCGCGCGGGGGCGTATGCCCTATCGCGACTGGGACCCGGTGACGCCGGGCGAGTGGATCGGCTGGTGGCTTGCCCAGGGGGTGCGCCCCGAGCGCATCGATCCAACCGCCCGCGCAGTCGCCGAAACGAAGATCATCCGTATGATGGAGGGGATTTGA
- a CDS encoding tryptophan halogenase family protein, producing the protein MNAPVASIVIVGGGTAGWMAAAAAARFLNDGRRTVTLIESDAIGTVGVGEATIPPIREFNHRLGIGERDFIRETGATIKLGIEFVNWARQGDHYLHPFGDVGHDFEGVAFHQFWLKHRIGALEDYWMSAQMARRDRFTHPAADPRSPLGGLAYAYHFDAGLYAAFLRRRAEAGGVRRVEGRIASVERDGESGHVTAVVLDDGRCVAGDFFIDCSGFRSLLLGDALGVGYCDWSHWLPCDRAIAVPCERVDPLTPLTRSTAHGFGWQWRIPLQHRTGNGIVYASAFGSEDDTRETLLANLDAPATDAPRSLSFTAGVRERQWEGNVVSLGLSAGFIEPLESTSIHLIQTGIAKLMWLFPDRDMGPRGRDEYNRLMHEAYEYVRDFIVLHYKATERRDTAFWRHVGEMAIPDSLAGKLELWRERGRVRRFDHDLFGVPSWVAVLLGQRIEPQGHDPLVDSMDDGRVTSAMRHIAATYAEVAGELPGHADQIAAMIR; encoded by the coding sequence ATGAACGCACCCGTCGCCAGCATCGTCATCGTCGGTGGGGGCACCGCCGGATGGATGGCGGCAGCTGCCGCAGCACGCTTTCTCAACGATGGCAGGCGCACCGTCACTCTGATCGAATCCGACGCGATCGGAACGGTCGGCGTCGGCGAAGCGACGATCCCGCCGATCCGCGAGTTCAACCACCGGCTGGGCATCGGCGAGCGCGACTTCATCCGCGAGACCGGCGCAACGATCAAGCTGGGTATCGAGTTCGTGAACTGGGCGCGGCAGGGCGACCACTACCTCCACCCGTTCGGCGACGTCGGCCACGACTTCGAGGGCGTCGCCTTTCACCAATTCTGGCTGAAGCACCGGATCGGCGCGCTCGAAGACTATTGGATGTCGGCGCAGATGGCGCGGCGGGACCGCTTCACCCACCCTGCCGCCGACCCGCGCTCGCCGCTGGGCGGGCTGGCCTATGCCTATCATTTCGACGCCGGACTCTATGCCGCCTTTCTGCGCCGCCGGGCCGAGGCGGGCGGCGTCCGTCGGGTCGAGGGGCGGATCGCCAGCGTCGAGCGGGATGGCGAGAGCGGCCATGTCACGGCGGTGGTGCTCGACGATGGACGGTGCGTCGCGGGCGATTTCTTTATCGATTGTTCGGGCTTTCGCAGCCTGTTGCTCGGCGACGCGCTTGGGGTCGGCTATTGCGACTGGTCGCACTGGCTGCCCTGCGACCGCGCGATCGCGGTGCCGTGCGAACGGGTCGATCCGCTGACGCCGCTGACGCGATCGACCGCGCATGGCTTTGGCTGGCAATGGCGCATCCCTCTGCAGCATCGCACCGGCAACGGGATCGTCTATGCGAGTGCGTTCGGAAGCGAGGACGACACGCGCGAGACCTTGCTCGCCAATCTCGATGCGCCCGCGACCGATGCGCCGCGCAGCCTGTCCTTCACCGCCGGGGTGCGCGAGCGTCAGTGGGAGGGAAATGTCGTTTCATTGGGGCTTTCGGCGGGGTTCATCGAGCCGCTCGAATCGACCAGCATCCATCTCATTCAGACCGGCATCGCCAAACTGATGTGGCTGTTCCCCGACCGCGACATGGGGCCGCGCGGGCGCGACGAATATAACCGGCTGATGCATGAAGCCTATGAATATGTCCGGGACTTCATCGTGCTGCACTACAAGGCGACGGAGCGCCGCGACACGGCGTTCTGGCGCCATGTCGGGGAGATGGCGATCCCGGACAGTCTTGCCGGAAAGCTGGAATTGTGGCGCGAGCGCGGGCGGGTGCGGCGCTTCGACCATGACCTGTTCGGCGTGCCGAGCTGGGTCGCGGTACTGCTAGGCCAGCGGATCGAGCCGCAGGGGCACGACCCGCTGGTCGATTCGATGGACGATGGCCGCGTCACTTCCGCGATGCGGCACATCGCCGCGACCTATGCCGAGGTGGCCGGGGAGCTTCCCGGCCATGCCGACCAGATCGCGGCGATGATCCGTTAG